A genomic window from Nomascus leucogenys isolate Asia chromosome 10, Asia_NLE_v1, whole genome shotgun sequence includes:
- the VSTM2B gene encoding V-set and transmembrane domain-containing protein 2B isoform X1, translating into MQRWRRLGAQPLTAPSLPLPSPSPRLSPAPGPPRRTRSLRAALGRTPGLRAAAERPLALRKEPRRNRRGRRRERRREPKEVAVGSRTRRRQGGRSSRLRGAHSLGQGWVPARPSPCLARRAETEPRIPTVLWTTGQREALTDRQQPPGGTASPAHSAQRPPPEPHRASRRGSGADWRPPAARGGGAARGHGRLGGVLAPAGADPSPRGRRLSAPGPPPPPRPPREMEQRNRLGALGYLPPLLLHALLLFVADATFTEVPKDVTVREGDDIEMPCAFRASGATSYSLEIQWWYLKEPPRELLHELALSVPGARSKTVRVQGNDISHRLRLSAVRLQDEGVYECRVSDYSDDDTQEHKAQALLRVLSRFAPPNMQAAEAVSHIQSSGPRRHGPASAASANNAGAASRTTSEPGRGDKSPPPGSPPATVDPAVPEAAAASAAHTPTTTVAAAAAASSASPPSGQAVLLRQRHGSGTGRSYTTDPLLSLLLLALHKFLRLLVGH; encoded by the exons ATGCAGCGGTGGAGGCGGCTTGGCGCCCAGCCACTGAccgccccctcccttcccctcccctccccctctccccgcCTCTCTCCGGCTCCGGGTCCGCCACGCCGGACCCGCTCTCTCCGCGCTGCGCTGGGTCGGACGCCAGGTCTGCGCGCCGCGGCTGAGCGCCCACTCGCCCTGCGGAAAGAGCCGCGGAGGAAccggcgggggcggcggcgggaGCGGCGGCGGGAGCCGAAGGAGGTGGCAGTCGGGAGCAGAACCagaaggagacagggaggcagAAGCTCGCGGCTCCGTGGCGCGCACTCCCTCGGCCAGGGATGGGTCCCGGCGCggcccagcccctgcctggcccGCAGGGCAGAGACTGAACCGCGGATCCCCACCGTCCTGTGGACGACTGGACAGAGAGAGGCACTGACCGATCGCCAGCAGCCTCCCGGTGGGACCGCGTCTCCCGCACACTCCGCGCAGCGCCCCCCGCCGGAGCCGCACCGGGCAAGCCGGCGAGGGAGCGGGGCTGATTGGCGGCCGCCGGCGGCCAGGGGAGGGGGCGCCGCGCGGGGCCATGGCAGGCTCGGAGGCGTCCTAGCCCCAGCCGGAGCCGATCCGAGCCCACGCGGCCGCCGCCTCTCCGCTCCCGGGCCCCCGCCGCCACCGCGCCCCCCGCGGGAGATGGAACAGCGGAACCGGCTCGGTGCCCTCGGATACCTGCCGCCTCTGCTGCTGCATGCCCTGCTGCTCTTCGTGGCCGACG ctacATTCACAGAAGTCCCCAAAGATGTGACAGTACGGGAGGGAGACGACATCGAAATGCCCTGCGCGTTCCGGGCCAGCGGAGCCACCTCGTATTCGCTGGAGATTCAGTGGTGGTACCTCAAGGAGCCACCCCGGGAGCTGCTGCACGAGCTGGCGCTCAGCGTGCCGGGCGCCCGGAGCAAG ACCGTGCGCGTCCAGGGCAATGACATCTCACACCGGCTTCGGCTGTCTGCCGTGCGGCTGCAGGACGAGGGCGTGTACGAGTGCCGCGTGTCGGACTACAGCGACGACGACACGCAAGAGCACAAGGCCCAGGCGCTGCTGCGCGTGCTCTCGCGCTTCGCGCCGCCCAACATGCAGGCCGCCGAGGCCGTGTCCCACATCCAGAGCAGCGGCCCGCGTCGCCACGGCCCAGCCAGCGCCGCCAGCGCCAACAACGCGGGCGCCGCGAGCCGCACCACCTCCGAGCCTGGCCGCGGCGACAAGAGCCCGCCGCCCGGGAGCCCTCCCGCCACCGTCGATCCCGCAGTCCCCGAGGCCGCAGCAGCCTCCGCGGCCCACACGCCCACCACCACAGTCGCGGCAGCTGCTGCTGCCTCGTCAGCGTCGCCGCCATCGGGACAGGCGGTCCTGCTGCGCCAGAGGCACGGCTCCG